One Natrinema halophilum genomic window carries:
- the purD gene encoding phosphoribosylamine--glycine ligase, with protein sequence MREHVLLIGGGGREHAIARALEDSEAELYACAGNKNPGIARIATEFETLETTGPEAVVDYAESVDATIAVVGPEAPLEAGVSDALENAGIFAFGPNKDDARIETDKAFQRRFMQENEVPGCPDFETFDDMDAACDYIDDYDGDLVIKPTGLTGGKGVKVIGDQVTAEEGKDYIRESDYDRIVLEERLIGEEFTVQAFVANGEFRTAPAVQDHKRAYEGDDGPNTGGMGSYSAATNQLPFMTDEDYDDAVSIIEATVDALEDYRGILYGQFMLTAEGPMVVEFNARFGDPEAMNTLPVLETDFLDVLTAARDGDALPALDFAEQATVCKYVVPAGYPTEPEAGAKVRVDEESAGDAQLYYASVDEREDGIYTTTSRSFALVGIADSISEAETIAEDALAAAGEEGLHVRHDIGKADLVQRRIDHVNDIRGESR encoded by the coding sequence ATGCGAGAACACGTCCTGCTGATCGGGGGCGGCGGTCGAGAACACGCCATCGCTCGCGCGCTCGAAGATAGCGAAGCAGAGCTCTACGCCTGTGCCGGGAACAAGAACCCCGGCATCGCTCGTATCGCGACCGAGTTCGAAACCCTCGAAACGACAGGTCCTGAGGCGGTCGTCGATTATGCCGAATCGGTCGATGCGACGATTGCCGTCGTGGGGCCCGAAGCGCCCCTCGAGGCGGGAGTCTCGGACGCACTCGAGAACGCGGGCATCTTCGCCTTCGGGCCGAACAAAGACGACGCACGGATCGAGACTGACAAGGCCTTCCAGCGACGGTTTATGCAGGAAAACGAGGTTCCGGGCTGCCCGGATTTCGAGACGTTCGACGACATGGATGCTGCATGCGATTATATCGACGACTACGACGGCGACCTCGTAATCAAGCCCACCGGTCTCACCGGTGGCAAGGGCGTCAAAGTAATCGGCGATCAGGTCACTGCCGAGGAAGGCAAGGACTACATCCGAGAGTCCGACTACGACCGGATCGTCCTGGAAGAACGGCTGATCGGCGAGGAGTTTACCGTCCAGGCGTTCGTGGCGAACGGCGAGTTCCGAACCGCGCCAGCGGTACAGGATCATAAGCGCGCTTACGAGGGAGACGACGGCCCCAACACCGGGGGAATGGGCAGCTACTCCGCCGCGACGAACCAACTTCCGTTCATGACCGACGAGGACTACGACGACGCAGTTTCGATCATCGAGGCCACCGTGGACGCCCTCGAGGATTATCGGGGTATCCTCTACGGTCAGTTCATGCTCACCGCCGAGGGCCCGATGGTCGTCGAATTCAATGCACGCTTTGGGGACCCAGAAGCGATGAACACGCTTCCTGTCCTCGAGACGGACTTTCTCGACGTTTTGACCGCCGCTCGCGATGGTGATGCACTGCCTGCCCTCGATTTCGCCGAGCAGGCTACAGTGTGCAAGTACGTCGTCCCTGCAGGCTACCCGACGGAGCCCGAAGCCGGTGCCAAAGTTCGGGTCGACGAGGAGAGTGCGGGTGACGCACAACTGTACTACGCGAGCGTAGACGAACGGGAGGACGGAATCTATACCACGACCTCGCGTTCGTTCGCGCTGGTCGGCATCGCCGATTCGATCTCGGAGGCCGAAACGATCGCAGAAGATGCGCTCGCTGCCGCCGGGGAAGAGGGACTGCATGTCCGCCACGACATCGGCAAAGCAGATCTAGTTCAGCGGCGCATCGATCACGTAAACGACATTCGCGGCGAAAGTCGGTAG
- a CDS encoding Zn-ribbon domain-containing OB-fold protein, with product MTDVSDTAERFWDGLADDVVRLPKCTDCGTVAFPPGLICTDCGCDDFTWTDIDPVGTIHSFTRQHRTAPAFESPIVMGIVDLDAGPRLLAPFAAEYGELSIGDRVRIEPIEYDADYDRGRRADAPFFQAVLAGSSH from the coding sequence ATGACTGACGTCTCGGATACCGCAGAGCGGTTCTGGGACGGTCTAGCCGATGACGTCGTCCGACTTCCGAAGTGTACAGACTGTGGAACGGTTGCGTTTCCGCCCGGCCTCATCTGTACCGATTGCGGATGCGACGATTTCACGTGGACCGATATCGATCCGGTTGGTACGATACACTCCTTTACACGCCAGCACCGCACGGCACCGGCATTCGAGTCCCCCATCGTGATGGGAATCGTCGATCTCGACGCTGGCCCACGTTTACTCGCACCTTTCGCTGCGGAGTACGGAGAGCTGTCGATCGGCGATCGAGTCCGAATCGAGCCGATCGAGTACGACGCCGACTACGATCGCGGCCGCCGGGCCGATGCCCCATTTTTCCAGGCAGTTCTCGCAGGGTCGAGCCACTGA